One Nicotiana tomentosiformis chromosome 1, ASM39032v3, whole genome shotgun sequence genomic window, GATTTGGTCTTTGACAAAATGATTGCGGCATGGCTTGAGTCTGTGTTCATCAGAAGAGACATTTACTGCTATCAGGTATCCTATGTAAAGGATGCCATTAGTTGCATCACTCGTTTTGAATCCAAGTAACTTTATGTCATCTCCTTGTCATTATTGCAGTACAAATAGTGGTACAGCAGTTGGACACAACTAATACAGGATTGATGTACACGAATTTGCACTTCATTCTCTTTCAATAAATCAGAGGTTCAATTGTGTATTTCATCAAGCAAAATTTAGTTACAAGGACTGAAACGAAACACAAACAAACCTAATAATGAGGGAATTTGAGATAATTCGAGATGTAAATTGTTGCTTTGGTGATACAGATAAGAGTCTCATAGCCTGTTTGGCCTAGCTTCTCCAAaccaaaagcatttttttttccCAAAGttaagtgtttggccaagcttttagaggaaaaaaaaagttcttttgagtagaagcagaaacagttttgaaagattggccaaacactaattcttgctcaaaagtgttttttaagtaaattagtcaaacacaaactgcgtttcaccaaaagtacttttgaaaaaaaacatTTCTCAAGCTGATTTTTGAAGCCAAACAGGCTATCAGTCTCAAATTCGTCTAGTTGTGCCTATATTCATGATTTGTCATCGTACATTAGCCGGAGCCGCTGAACATGTTTATTAAATGTATCTACTTAAAGTGGTTTGAGTCTTGATCTCATAAATTTGCGACAGGCATGTGATAGAATGTCGCATTAGAGGCGTAGACCAATTTCCCAGAGTCCTTGAGCCGAAAATCAACTGCAACTGCAGTAAGGTTTCTTCCACTCCGAATGATAGACCCATCTACTACCACCTCTGCCTATAAACGATTCAGATACAAAGGGAGACAAATATAATCAGAGAACAAGAGCAGAATGAGTGTCAGTGTCGTTGTTGAGGGAAGGGGGGAAAGGGAGGAGGGGTACACATAATGTGGTACAAATTCTTATACCTATAAAATCCAGTGAGATTGAGATAAGAGGAGCTTAAATGAAAGCTTTAATACTTACATTGCTTGGAGCAGCAGAAACATAAGGCATACTCAATTCTCCAAGAAAAAGTTCCTTATCCTTTCCCACAACAGTTGTGGCACAGGCAATTGATACCCTCTCTGCTACAGCTCCAACTGCTCCTCCATAAACATTCTACAATAACGGTCAGTACATAAAATACTATTACACATTCCAGAAGTGCATGTTCTGATGGAAATTAGAGAAAGCATTACATAGAAGGGACGTGATTTTTCAATATAACAGCTACTATGCCTCAGTCTCAAAAAACACGTTAGGGGTCAATTATACGAATAAACCATTTATTTTTGtcttcactttcttttacttgttTAGATCTTTATGCAAGAAAATATTATAACTAAGATTCAATGAAACCGTAGAGCTCATCTTCGGAAAAGAAGATTCAATAAAAGATATAACTTTGAAGAATGTGTTGTATGAATTTACGGAGATAGCAGGTTTTACAGAAAGAATGCAGGATATTTTCCCAGGGAAGATGCTGTGGACCTTGAGGCAGCCGCGAATGAGTTCCGAGAAGGAGTCCTTAGCACCAAAGAAGCCGCCGCCTCTGATAACTTTTCGGAGATGATTGTGTCTTTTGTGTAGAAATCGTTGGGTTTAAAACTTTGTTCACCCATCTCTTTTACCTTCTTCACTATCTACCCATCCTCATACTAATAGAGGTATATAGCCAAGCACTTTGCTATCTAATCGACAAATTTAATGTTTGTTAAAGAAGAAACTACCAATTCTAGTTATCTAAGAAACAACTTTCATTAATCATTCTCCATCATGCTAAATTTAGAAGTTAGGGAGAGTAAAATTTAGAGGTATATACCACACTAATCATCATACAGCTTTATTTTCTTTAGCCATGTGATCTTAAACTAAAGGTATATAATAACATACCAAAAATGCCCTCTCATTCTTACAAAGAGTTGTTACTCCAAAATAAGATGAGAATGTTAGAATTAAAAACTTGTGTATTCTCACAACAAGAGTGCCTCCTTTATTTGTCTAGACCTCTCTTATTCCATTGAGGATGTGAGTTGTATCTCCTTGTCATTGTCGCAGTATAAGTAGTAATACAGCACTGCAGTTAAATTGGAGTTTCATTGGACACACAGCTAATACAAGATTGATGTACACGACTGTTCTCTTCATTCTCTTTCAATAAATCAGAGCTTCAATTGTGTAGACAAGAAAAATGAGGGAATCTCAGATAATTCGAGATGTAAATGTTGCTGTGGTGATACAGATAAAGAGTCTCAGTCTCAAATTCGTCTAGTGATGCCTGTATCCATGATTTGTTATTGTACATTAGCTGGAGCTGCTGAACGCTTTTAGCAAATGTATTTACTTAATGTGTTGAGTTTGAGCTCATAAACTTGCAACAGGCATGTGATAGAATGTTGCATTAGAGGTATAAACCAATTTCCGTGAGTCCTTGAGCCGAAAATCAACTGCAACTACAGTCAGGTTCCTTCCACTCCGAATGACAGATCCATCTACTACCACCTCTGACTAGCAACGACTCAAAACACAAAAGGAGACAATACAATCAGGAAAAGATAACAGAATGagattttttgttttttgtttttgttttttgttggTGAGGGAGGGGAGGGGTACACAACATGATGTGCATTTGCTCTTACAAAATTCCTATACAATAAAACCCATTGACATTGCCACATTGAGGTAAGAGGACATTCAATGAAAGCTTTACTACTCACGTTGCTCGGAGCAGCAGATACATATGACATGCTCAGTTCTCCAAGAAAGAGTTCCTTATCCTTTCCCACAACAGTTCTGGCGCATGCAATTGACACCCTCTCTGCCACAGCTCCAACTGCTCCTCCATGCATGCTTTGATAAACATTCTAAAATACAGATAACGGGGTTGCATTATCGTCATTACTCAAGAATATTTGACACTTCATAAGTGCATGTTGAGATCACTGAGATGATATCTGATTGAAATTGGAGAAAGCATCAACATAGAAGGGATATGATTTTTGATTTCTTTTCATCCTTTAGACCCTTATGCATGAAAAAATATCTTCATCAATCCTTATTACTCTCAAGCTCTCAATGAAGGTGAGCAGATCAGATGGCAGAGAAAGGAATCAAGTGCAACACTCAAGACTGAGGTCACCCTCCAACTTTGTAGAGcaactagaagaagataaaaatatAAATCAAAGATAACTGTTCTATTATCTTGCAAAAATTATTGGAATGTAATATTCCAAAAATATCCATATGTCTGCAACTCAAAGGGCTTATCCACGAAGTGATCCTGGCTAGTACAGGTTTAAAGAGAGAACAGACATTCCGTATACAATATTTCTCTAATTCAACCCCAAAAGTTAACTCATGAGTTAAAGATTGACCAAAACCATACAAGGAGACAACAACTTATACCCTCAACTACATGCGACTCTAAATATCTCCACAAGCTCAGGATGAGACATTTGAATCGTGGACTATATAACATGAATATGATAATCCAACATTGGGTAATCCAAGACTAGGAAAGGGTTTGACTCTCATGTTAAGAAGACGTCATCAAAAGAGCAACTTTCTCCTTGCTCTAAGGCTCAACCTCTGTAACGAACAAGCAGTCAAATATAGGAAATAGAAGTGAGCAGTTGGTCGTCTATTTTTATTAGAGTCATGGTATCTCTATTCTGGTCTGTAAGTTTAGTTTATTTCAATTAAGTCCCTAGGGACATGTTTGCAATTAATAGCCACGTGGCTTTATTCTAGAAGGTTCTTGGTCTGTAGAAATTAAGGACAGTTGTTCAATAGGAACGTTGCCTATTTAGATTCTAGGCTGTAACAGAATTTACTATCATTGGAATTACCAAAATTTTATCCTTTTCCTTGTTAAATTTTTATTCCTTTTCTTCTTGTCCTGTTCGTTACAatagtggtatcagagccggCGTTCCGGCGGCTGTGAGTTCCAATCATGGTAGAAACTCCAGAATTCAAAGAAACCGATGAAGGTGGAAGCGTATTGAAGCTCAGCTTCAAGCTTACATGGGAGAAAATCAGAAACGTCTAGAACAGATCGAATTGAACCAAGCTAGGATCAGCTCGGAAGCAACTCAACGACAAGCAGAAAGCAATCGTCGTTTTGAAGCGCTGCTTGGTCATTTGGACGGTGAGCAAAGAGGCGAATCAGCTGTATTTGCGCGTTCCCGACTAGCCATGGAAGGTGGAAGTTCTATTGGGGACAAGGGAGAGTCCTCTGTTGTTGGACTTCAAAAGCCAATTTCATCCCCGGTCACTCCGGCGAGCGTACACACCTCGATGCTTCCTCAAGTCAGTCGGGTAATGTCAACATCGTTAGCTCCcttcaatccttcaaatttctgTGCTCCCATCCCTATAACACACTATACACCCACTTCTTTATATCCTCCGGCACCTGTTTCACTTTTCCAACCTAGCACCACCACAATGAACTACTCCTCTCCTCCTTCTTTTGCTCAACCCACAATACACACCAGTTTCTCCACACCTCAGCTTAACTACCGACTTCAACCCTCTGTTGCTGCAGCTCCTGTAAACTCAACCTATAACCAACCTTATGCTCACCAAAATCCAGGGTCGGGTTCTTTGTTTCAAGCCATTGTGCAGCCCAGTTTTCAACCCAATATCCTGACACCTGCCAACAATCATAGTCAAAACAAATTACCCAAAATTAAACTGGCTTTTCCTGAGTTTGACACCAATAATCCTCGTGGGTGGTTAAGAAGATGTGAACGATTTTTTGAGCTGTACCAAATTGCTCCAGAATCCAGGATGTCCTATGTTGCTATACACATTAAAGATAAATTGGACACTTGGTTTGATGTGTATGTCATGGAGAATGGGGGTGTAGTAACTTGGGAAAAGTTTTGCTTGGATGTTTGTCGTAGGTATGGTAACATAAGGCCAATGGACGTGGTTATGGAATTTAATAGGCTACAACAGTGGGCCGATGTTGAGAGTTTCTTCAACAAGTTTGAAGAAATGCGTTTCTATGTGTTACTGATCAATCCCACACTCActgaaatttattttgtttactgTTTTATTGGAGGATTGAAACCTGATTTACAATCACTGGTGAGGGCTTCCGATCCTCAAACTATGTTAGCAGCTTTTGAAATTGCTAAGTTACACGAGAAGACCCTTGCTTCAATTTATAGGAACCTTCAGCCCAGATCTTCATCGTCACAGCCTAGAATCACCTTTCCTCCAAGCCCTCGATCCAATACTCATGCCCCCTTAGCCATCACAAATACCCCTCACAATGCTCCTTTAGCCATGTTAGCAGCTTTTGAAATTGCTAAGTTACACGAGAAGACCCTTGCTTCAATTTATAGGAACCTTCAGCCCAGATCTTCATCGTCACAGCCTAGAATCACCTTTTCTCCAAGCCCTCGATCCAATACTCATGCCCCCTTAGCCATCACAAATACCCCTCACAATGCTCCTTTAGCCATCACTAATACCCCTCACAACACCTCTCATAACATACCCTTGAAGGCCCTTCCTCCTATAAACACTAGGGCCTCAACCTCCAGAAATCAAACCTTAGAGGAGTTACTTGAGAAGAAGTTATGTTTTCGATGTAAGGAGAGGTATTTCCTGGGACATCAGTGCAAGACCAAGGCATTGAATAGTCTGGAGGGGTCGGAAGAAGAAGAATTTTTCGAAGCCCAGGGAGATCCAGTTGAGACAGGAGGTCCTGAAGAGGCAGTAATAAAACCATATGGGGTCATTCTGATTCTCGTCACACTACTATCCGAATCTCGGGAATGGTAAAAAAAAAGCATGTTACAGTGTTAATAGATAGTGGAGCAACTCATAGTTTCGTGGATCCTTGGCTAATTAAGCACTTGGGTTTAACGGCCGAGCCCATCAAAAGGAGCATGATTGTTCGAGTAGCAAACAGGCAAACTATGAGGTGTGGGTAGATTTGTAGAGGTTTTAAATGGGAGATGCAGGGTGAACTCTTTGAATTTGATCTTAGAGTATTAAGAGCTGGAGGTTGTGACATTGTGTTGGGGATAGATTGGTTGGATTCATCGACACCAATTTTACTGCATACCAGGCcgcatttcttttataaaggatGCTAAGCTGATTACCTTGTTAGGCAATCAGAACTCTTTCAGTGATGTTGAGGTGGCGGCCAAGGCATTCCACAAATTACTAAGTGAAGGGATTGATAATTATGTGGGATTGTGGTGTTCTTTGGAGGACAGTAAAGAGGTGGTGCAGATGCCAATTCCGGTGGAGGAATTAATTCAAAACTATGGTGACATTTTCAAGGAGCCCACAGAACTGCCCCCTTCTAGGGATTGTGATCATTCAGTTGTGTTAGTTCCTGGAACTAAACCagttaatttgatgccatatagGTATTCTTTTGAACAAAAGAATGCCATTGAGAAAATAGTTAATGAGATGCTGGAAGCTCAAACAGTCACCCCTAGTTCGTCACCCTTTGCCTCGCCAGTCATTCTTGTTAAGAAAAAAGATGATACTTGGCGCATGTGTGTGGATTATAGGAAGCTAAATGAGGCCacaattaagaataagtacccaatACCAGTGGTTGAGGACTTATTGGACGAATTGTCGGGAGCTCAGTATTACTCTAAATTGGACCTTCGTTCAGGCTATCACCAAGTACGTATGAAGTAAGGGGATG contains:
- the LOC104092472 gene encoding uncharacterized protein, which gives rise to MRAGVGGQRVKKAKEMGEESSKPNDFYTKDTIISEELSEEAASFVDHIFRHVSLNAPNFPPQHDAKDSFSELTRGCLKVHSIHPGKVSCILSVKPAISNVYQSMHGGAVGAVAERVSIACARTVVGKDKELFLGELSMSYVSAAPSNNVYGGAVGAVAERVSIACATTVVGKDKELFLGELSMPYVSAAPSNAEVVVDGSIIRSGRNLTAVAVDFRLKDSGKLVYASNATFYHMPVANL